The proteins below are encoded in one region of Lagenorhynchus albirostris chromosome 7, mLagAlb1.1, whole genome shotgun sequence:
- the CREB3 gene encoding cyclic AMP-responsive element-binding protein 3 isoform X1 has protein sequence MSHMELALDPGDHDLLGFLLEESGGFVAAPDEALEAPLGWELPLFEALSNWDVEDFLSCLPSPPASLTVFSNSNPCLVHHDHTYSLSREHVSIDLDTERYGEEGAQMTPLHVEEPAEQEPQEIARLILTEEEKRLLEKEGLTLPGTLPLTKMEEQVLKRVRRKIRNKKSAQESRRKKKVYVGRLESRVLKYTAQNLELQNKVQLLEEENLSLLDQLRRLQAMMIQTANKASSGSTCVLVLLFSFCLLFVPVMYSSDTRGSLPAERGVLSRQLRALPSEDPTQLELPALQSEVPKDSLDHELQAPSNSCCLFYHMPQAPSTEPPLKLTLPDSFSASSCPGPISPLHANLTSEGGWLSTHSSTSVILPGRYSG, from the exons ATGTCTCATATGGAGCTGGCGTTGGACCCGGGTGACCATGACCTGCTGGGCTTTTTGCTAGAGGAAAGCGGAGGTTTCGTGGCGGCGCCCGATGAGGCCTTGGAGGCTCCGCTGGGTTGGGAGCTGCCACTTTTTGAG GCTCTGAGCAATTGGGACGTAGAGGATTTCCTGAGCTGCCTGCCGAGTCCCCCAGCATCGTTGACCGTTTTCAGCAATTCTAACCCCTGTCTTGTCCACCATGATCACACCTATTCTCTCTCACGGGAGCATGTCTCCATAGATCTAG ATACTGAGAGATATGGAGAAGAGGGGGCTCAGATGACTCCATTGCATGTGGAGGAGCCGGCAGAGCAG GAACCCCAGGAGATTGCTAGGCTAATACTGACTGAGGAGGAGAAGAGGCTCTTGGAGAAGGAGGGGCTTACCCTGCCTGGGACGCTTCCTCTTACTAAG ATGGAGGAACAAGTTCTGAAACGAGTGCGGAGGAAGATTCGAAACAAAAAGTCTGCTCAAGAGAGCCGCAGAAAGAAGAAGGTGTATGTGGGGCGTTTAGAGAGCAG GGTTCTGAAATACACAGCCCAGAATCTGGAGCTACAGAACAAAGTACAGCTCCTGGAGGAGGAGAATCT GTCCCTTTTGGATCAGTTGAGGAGACTCCAGGCCATGATGATTCAGACAGCAAACAAAGCCAGCAGCGGCAGCACCTGTGTCTTG GTCCTGctgttctctttctgtctccttttcGTACCTGTGATGTACTCGTCGGACACAAGGGGGAGTCTGCCAGCTGAGCGTGGAG TGTTGTCCCGCCAGCTTCGTGCCCTCCCCAGCGAGGACCCTACCCAGCTGGAGCTGCCTGCCCTGCAGTCAGAGGTACCAAAAGACAGCTTGGACCATGAGCTCCAGGCTCCTAGCAATTCTTGCTGCCTCTTCTATCACATGCCTCAAGCTCCTAGCACAGAGCCTCCCCTGAAGTTAACACTGCCTGACAGTTTCTCAGCGTCCTCCTGCCCAGGTCCCATCTCTCCCCTGCATGCAAATCTCACAAGTGAGGGAGGATGGCTCTCTACCCACAGCTCCACGTCTGTTATCTTGCCGGGCAGATATTCAGGCTAG
- the CREB3 gene encoding cyclic AMP-responsive element-binding protein 3 isoform X2, which yields MSHMELALDPGDHDLLGFLLEESGGFVAAPDEALEAPLGWELPLFEALSNWDVEDFLSCLPSPPASLTVFSNSNPCLVHHDHTYSLSREHVSIDLDTERYGEEGAQMTPLHVEEPAEQEPQEIARLILTEEEKRLLEKEGLTLPGTLPLTKMEEQVLKRVRRKIRNKKSAQESRRKKKVYVGRLESRSLLDQLRRLQAMMIQTANKASSGSTCVLVLLFSFCLLFVPVMYSSDTRGSLPAERGVLSRQLRALPSEDPTQLELPALQSEVPKDSLDHELQAPSNSCCLFYHMPQAPSTEPPLKLTLPDSFSASSCPGPISPLHANLTSEGGWLSTHSSTSVILPGRYSG from the exons ATGTCTCATATGGAGCTGGCGTTGGACCCGGGTGACCATGACCTGCTGGGCTTTTTGCTAGAGGAAAGCGGAGGTTTCGTGGCGGCGCCCGATGAGGCCTTGGAGGCTCCGCTGGGTTGGGAGCTGCCACTTTTTGAG GCTCTGAGCAATTGGGACGTAGAGGATTTCCTGAGCTGCCTGCCGAGTCCCCCAGCATCGTTGACCGTTTTCAGCAATTCTAACCCCTGTCTTGTCCACCATGATCACACCTATTCTCTCTCACGGGAGCATGTCTCCATAGATCTAG ATACTGAGAGATATGGAGAAGAGGGGGCTCAGATGACTCCATTGCATGTGGAGGAGCCGGCAGAGCAG GAACCCCAGGAGATTGCTAGGCTAATACTGACTGAGGAGGAGAAGAGGCTCTTGGAGAAGGAGGGGCTTACCCTGCCTGGGACGCTTCCTCTTACTAAG ATGGAGGAACAAGTTCTGAAACGAGTGCGGAGGAAGATTCGAAACAAAAAGTCTGCTCAAGAGAGCCGCAGAAAGAAGAAGGTGTATGTGGGGCGTTTAGAGAGCAG GTCCCTTTTGGATCAGTTGAGGAGACTCCAGGCCATGATGATTCAGACAGCAAACAAAGCCAGCAGCGGCAGCACCTGTGTCTTG GTCCTGctgttctctttctgtctccttttcGTACCTGTGATGTACTCGTCGGACACAAGGGGGAGTCTGCCAGCTGAGCGTGGAG TGTTGTCCCGCCAGCTTCGTGCCCTCCCCAGCGAGGACCCTACCCAGCTGGAGCTGCCTGCCCTGCAGTCAGAGGTACCAAAAGACAGCTTGGACCATGAGCTCCAGGCTCCTAGCAATTCTTGCTGCCTCTTCTATCACATGCCTCAAGCTCCTAGCACAGAGCCTCCCCTGAAGTTAACACTGCCTGACAGTTTCTCAGCGTCCTCCTGCCCAGGTCCCATCTCTCCCCTGCATGCAAATCTCACAAGTGAGGGAGGATGGCTCTCTACCCACAGCTCCACGTCTGTTATCTTGCCGGGCAGATATTCAGGCTAG